A genomic region of Arachis hypogaea cultivar Tifrunner chromosome 5, arahy.Tifrunner.gnm2.J5K5, whole genome shotgun sequence contains the following coding sequences:
- the LOC114927709 gene encoding pentatricopeptide repeat-containing protein At1g59720, chloroplastic/mitochondrial, which yields CSSCAFRNLIVETSVRKFRLLHLLLSSSYLLRCPSQLLNPATLAPHNAKREPIPPITLELLLPLSVIDLTTSPPSISRRRRRNELRSHRRYRAALFHHRAATVSALKASSRSSVPSSPGSPPFSVEQLCSIVAGAISVPFSFTWNTLIRAYARTADQKHKSMELYRAMLMMEREQQSAAVIPDNYTYRFVLKACAYLFSLSEGKQVNAHVLKLGFESDTHICNSLIHFYATCGFLDLAHKVFEKMSERSEVSWNIMIDSYASAGEYDTALRMFCEMQRIHDPDGYTMQSVISSCTGLVALSLGLWAHAYILKSSDKNMIDDVLVNTSLCDSFK from the coding sequence tgttctTCATGTGCATTCAGAAATCTTATCGTTGAGACCTCTGTCAGAAAATTtcgtcttcttcatcttcttctctcctcttcctatCTGCTGAGATGCCCTAGCCAATTACTCAACCCAGCAACCTTAGCTCCACACAACGCTAAACGCGAACCCATCCCTCCCATcaccctcgagctcctccttcctcTCTCCGTCATCGATCTCACTACCTCACCTCCGTCCATCTCCCGACGCCGTCGCCGAAACGAGCTTCGAAGCCACCGTCGTTATCGTGCAGCTCTGTTCCACCATCGTGCAGCTACTGTTTCAGCTTTGAAAGCATCGTCGCGCAGCTCGGTTCCATCGTCGCCGGGGTCGCCTCCTTTTTCCGTCGAGCAGCTCTGTTCCATCGTCGCCGGCGCTATCTCTGTTCCTTTTTCCTTCACGTGGAACACACTCATAAGAGCCTATGCTAGAACCGCAGATCAAAAACACAAGTCCATGGAACTTTACAGAGCAATGTTAATGATGGAACGAGAACAACAAAGTGCAGCGGTTATTCCTGATAATTACACATACCGTTTTGTATTAAAGGCATGTGCTTACTTGTTCTCTCTTTCTGAAGGGAAACAGGTGAATGCTCATGTATTGAAACTTGGGTTTGAATCGGATACTCATATTTGTAACAGTTTGATTCATTTTTATGCAACTTGTGGGTTTCTAGACTTGGCACACAAGGTGTTCGAGAAAATGTCCGAGAGAAGTGAGGTTTCATGGAACATCATGATTGACTCTTATGCAAGTGCTGGTGAGTATGACACTGCATTGAGAATGTTCTGTGAGATGCAGAGGATTCATGATCCTGACGGTTACACCATGCAAAGTGTGATTAGTTCCTGTACTGGATTGGTTGCTTTGTCTTTGGGTTTGTGGGCTCATGCTTATATCTTGAAAAGCAGTGACAAGAACATGATTGATGATGTTTTGGTTAACACTAGCTTGTGTGATTCCTTTAAGTAA
- the LOC112803160 gene encoding cellulose synthase-like protein G2: MATFTLHTETVQSCLPLSRLHILFHLVAVLLIFYYRFTRIFENNSATLPWILITVAELILGALWFFNQAFRWHPVSRSVMIEKLPKDENLPGLDIFVCTLDPEKEPTVEVMDTVISAIAMDYPSNKLAVYLSDDGGCPVTLYGIKEAWEFARSYWLPFCKKYGIKSRCPRVFFSPMGEDDQLLRSHEFTAEYDDIKVKYEKMQKRIEKFSSDSKNCQIVTNRSSHIEIINEQPETPLVVYVSRERRPSLPHKFKGGALNTLLRVSGLISNGPYVLVVDCDMYCNDPSSAKQAMCFFLDTETSKYTAFVQFPQMFHNLSKKDIYDNQSRTAFKTMWQGMDGLRGPGLSGSGNYLYRSALLFGSPNQKDEYLLDAESYFGKSSMYIESLKVIRGQQNPKKNVPRDAILQEAQVVASCSYETNTKWGTEVGFSYGILLESTITGYLLHCRGWKSAYLYPKRPCFLGCAPTDIKEGMLQLVKWLSELCLLGVSKYSPFTYGISRMSIIHTFTYCFMTMSSMYAVAFILYGIVPQVCFFKGIPLFPKVTDPWFVVFATIHVSTQTQHLIEVLSGDGSVAMWWDEQRIWILKSVTGSLFALIDGTKKWLGLNKVKFSLSNKAIDKEKLKKYEQGKFDFQGAALFMSPLVVLLIVNIVCFFGGLWRLLNVKDFEDMFGQLFLLSYILVLSYPIIEGIITMKSKSG, from the exons ATGGCTACCTTCACGTTGCATACTGAAACTGTTCAATCATGTTTACCTCTGAGTAGACTTCACATTTTGTTTCACTTGGTGGCTGTACTACTCATCTTCTACTATCGATTTACTCGCATTTTCGAAAACAATAGTGCTACTCTACCATGGATTCTCATCACCGTAGCTGAACTAATTCTTGGTGCGTTGTGGTTCTTTAACCAGGCGTTCCGGTGGCACCCTGTGTCAAGGTCAGTGATGATAGAGAAATTGCCTAAGGATGAAAATTTGCCTGGTCTTGACATCTTTGTGTGTACGCTCGATCCTGAGAAGGAGCCAACTGTAGAGGTGATGGACACTGTGATTTCAGCTATTGCCATGGATTATCCCAGCAATAAACTTGCAGTGTATCTGTCCGATGACGGTGGATGTCCAGTGACTCTGTATGGCATTAAGGAGGCTTGGGAATTTGCCCGGTCTTATTGGCTTCCGTTCTGCAAAAAATATGGGATTAAGTCAAGGTGCCCCAGAGTTTTCTTTTCTCCTATGGGGGAGGATGACCAGCTCCTTCGTTCTCACGAGTTCACGGCAGAGTACGATGACATTAAG gttaaatatgaaaaaatgcaaaaaagaattgaaaaattcaGTTCAGACTCTAAAAATTGTCAAATTGTGACGAATAGATCATCTCATATCGAG ATTATAAATGAACAGCCAGAAACACCACTTGTTGTTTATGTGTCTCGTGAAAGGAGGCCGTCTCTTCCTCATAAATTCAAAGGAGGAGCTCTCAATACATTG CTCAGAGTCTCAGGTCTAATTAGCAATGGCCCTTATGTTCTTGTAGTGGATTGTGATATGTATTGCAACGATCCATCCTCTGCCAAACAAGCTATGTGCTTCTTCCTTGATACCGAAACTTCTAAATATACTGCATTTGTCCAGTTCCCTCAAATGTTCCACAACCTTAGCAAGAAAGACATTTATGATAACCAATCCAGGACTGCCTTTAAG ACAATGTGGCAAGGCATGGATGGACTCAGGGGTCCAGGTCTTTCTGGTAGCGGCAATTACTTGTACAGAAGTGCATTATTGTTTGGAAGTCCAAACCAAAAAG ATGAGTATCTGCTGGATGCCGAAAGCTACTTCGGAAAATCCAGCATGTACATAGAATCGCTCAAGGTCATTCGAGGGCAGCAAAATCCCAAAAAGAATGTTCCAAGAGATGCAATTTTACAAGAAGCTCAAGTGGTTGCCTCCTGTTCCTATGAGACAAACACAAAATGGGGTACAGAGGTGGGATTCTCGTACGGGATCTTGTTGGAGAGTACAATAACTGGGTATCTGCTGCACTGCAGAGGATGGAAATCGGCTTATCTGTACCCAAAAAGGCCGTGTTTCTTGGGATGTGCCCCAACTGACATAAAGGAAGGTATGCTTCAGTTGGTGAAGTGGCTCTCTGAACTTTGCTTGCTCGGAGTGTCCAAATACAGCCCTTTCACTTACGGCATTTCCAGAATGTCCATCATTCATACCTTCACTTATTGCTTCATGACCATGTCATCCATGTATGCTGTTGCATTCATCCTTTACGGCATTGTTCCTCAAGTATGCTTCTTCAAAGGAATTCCCCTATTTCCAAAG GTTACAGATCCATGGTTCGTAGTGTTTGCAACGATTCATGTATCCACCCAAACTCAACATCTGATTGAGGTCCTTTCTGGAGATGGCTCTGTGGCAATGTGGTGGGATGAACAAAGAATTTGGATTCTAAAGTCTGTTACTGGCAGCTTATTTGCACTAATAGATGGAACCAAGAAATGGTTAGGATTAAACAAGGTGAAATTTAGCTTGTCAAACAAGGCCATTGACAAAGAGAAGCTGAAGAAATATGAGCAGGGCAAGTTTGATTTCCAAGGCGCAGCACTATTCATGTCTCCATTGGTTGTGCTTCTTATAGTGAACATTGTCTGTTTCTTTGGGGGATTATGGAGACTACTCAATGTCAAAGATTTTGAGGACATGTTCGGTCAACTTTTCCTACTTAGCTATATATTAGTTCTTAGTTATCCCATTATTGAGGGGATAATAACAATGAAAAGCAAGAGTGGGTAG